The sequence GATGCCCGTCCGTGAGCCCGCGGAGAAAAAACCCTGTCAATTCTAACTCTAACAGGTAGCCAGGAGAGGTAGACCAGGGGATCCGTTTATCAGGTACTCGAACGCTCATCCTCTGGGCCAGTACTGGAACCGGGACAGACAGAAATCCCGGTTCAATTCAGAAAGCCCTAAACCGGCACTCAACGTAACCTCTTCATGCGCTCCATCGTCACCGGCGGGGCCGGCCCGGGCTCAGAACCCTGGAGATACAGCCACACCTTGACGGTGCTCAAACTCTGTTTCTAACGAAACGTCGCATCTGGCACAGCACCACAACGTCGTCATCATCGAGAACCTCGCCATCGGGCGACGGACGAAGATCGAGCACCTCCCCGATGGTGACGTTCATCGAGGGGAGCATCACCGACCTTGATCTCCTCAGGGATACGTGACGGGCCACCGGGCCGGAGCGGTGAAAGGGGGGAGGAGATCCTCCCCGGTTTACTCCAGCGTGCAGCCGTCACTCCGGGAGGAGGCGGTCGCGGAGCATCGCCCGGACCAGATCACGGTACCGGTTCACGACTGGAAGGTCGTCCTGCAGCACCCCGTAGACCTCGTCCAGGTCCAGCCGGCAGTAGAGGTGGACCAGAACATTCCGAAAGCCCGCGAGGTCTGAGAGCTGGACGCTGAGGTCTTCCGGGATCAGCCCCTCGTCACAGAGGATCGCGAAACTCTCCCGGTAGGTCTCAGGCCGCCGGGAGCTGGAGGCCGCGATCAGGTGGTTCGCGATATCGATCGATGCCTGGATGCTGACAAGGAGTGCGTGCAGCACCATATTCCGCTTGTCCCTGTCGCCCCTCAGGTCTTCGAGGGTGATGGACCGGTAGCGTTCTATCGTCCCCGGCTGCCTCGTCCAGTTCCCGGAGGTGAGCGAGGATCCCTTCGTCCCTGACCATTCTCAGACCCTCGTGAGCAGAACCCGGTCGAACCAGTCGAGCGTCTCTGCATAGTCAAGGTACAGGGAGAGCACGCCCGCCTCGTACCGGACCCTCCTCTCGTTATCGCGGGAGAATACGCGTCGGCCGCTCTTGATGACCTCGTACTGGAAAGAGACCGGGGCAGTGTTGAGGATCTTCACGTCGGCCTCAAAGCGGTAACCAAACCCTCGCTCGAGCTCCCGCTCGACCCTCGCGCGAAACCGCATCGCCTGGTAGGGGGTGGGCTCCCCGGCGACGAGGATTGCCACGTCCACGTCACCGAAATCCCCCTGCGAGAACGAGCCGAAGACATACCCC is a genomic window of Methanoculleus bourgensis MS2 containing:
- a CDS encoding nucleotidyltransferase domain-containing protein yields the protein MRRRHLLKAEEKEEVLRTIRTVLAGFDEIEVGYVFGSFSQGDFGDVDVAILVAGEPTPYQAMRFRARVERELERGFGYRFEADVKILNTAPVSFQYEVIKSGRRVFSRDNERRVRYEAGVLSLYLDYAETLDWFDRVLLTRV
- the hepT gene encoding type VII toxin-antitoxin system HepT family RNase toxin; this encodes MERYRSITLEDLRGDRDKRNMVLHALLVSIQASIDIANHLIAASSSRRPETYRESFAILCDEGLIPEDLSVQLSDLAGFRNVLVHLYCRLDLDEVYGVLQDDLPVVNRYRDLVRAMLRDRLLPE